In a single window of the Mesorhizobium shangrilense genome:
- the pcaC gene encoding 4-carboxymuconolactone decarboxylase: MSEDPPRSQLYRQGMVTRRMVLGDEHVDRAQSASTSFDGPFQELITEAAWGSVWSRPNWSKRERSIVTIALLAALGHDEEVAMHVRATANTGATREDVGEAMLHVAIYAGVPAANRAIRIAKQVFETLDAGKAA, from the coding sequence ATGTCCGAGGACCCCCCCCGGTCCCAGCTCTACCGGCAAGGCATGGTGACGCGCCGCATGGTGCTGGGCGACGAGCATGTCGACAGGGCGCAGTCGGCGTCGACCTCATTCGACGGCCCCTTCCAGGAACTCATCACCGAAGCGGCGTGGGGCAGCGTGTGGTCGCGGCCGAACTGGAGCAAGCGGGAGCGTTCGATCGTCACGATCGCCCTGCTCGCCGCACTTGGCCACGACGAGGAGGTGGCGATGCACGTGCGCGCGACGGCGAACACCGGCGCCACACGCGAAGACGTCGGCGAAGCGATGCTGCATGTGGCGATCTACGCCGGCGTGCCGGCGGCCAATCGGGCGATCCGCATCGCCAAGCAGGTGTTCGAGACGCTCGATGCGGGGAAGGCTGCGTGA
- the pcaH gene encoding protocatechuate 3,4-dioxygenase subunit beta: MTAGASDRDEQPGVFLPRDRSVHPPALTPGYRSTMLRSPRQPLLSLGGTLSEMTGPVFGHSILGDLDGDLTRNFARPGESTIGERIIVHGRVLDEDGRPVPSALLEVWQANAGGRYRHKREGYLAPLDPNFGGCGRVITAEDGSYTFRTIKPGPYPWPNGPNDWRPAHIHFSVFGHGFAQRLITQMYFEGDPLIWRCPIVASIPDKSAIERLVALLDMDNTVPFDARAYRFDIVLRGRGSTLFENRLEGN; the protein is encoded by the coding sequence ATGACGGCCGGCGCATCCGACAGGGACGAGCAGCCAGGCGTCTTCCTGCCGCGCGACAGGAGCGTCCATCCGCCGGCGCTGACGCCCGGCTATCGCAGCACGATGCTGCGCTCCCCACGGCAGCCGTTGCTGTCGCTCGGCGGCACCCTCTCAGAGATGACCGGTCCGGTGTTCGGCCACTCCATCCTCGGTGACCTCGACGGCGACCTTACCCGCAACTTCGCCCGCCCCGGCGAATCGACCATCGGCGAGCGCATCATCGTTCATGGCCGGGTGCTCGACGAGGACGGACGACCGGTGCCGAGCGCGCTGCTGGAGGTGTGGCAGGCCAATGCCGGGGGCCGCTATCGTCACAAGCGCGAGGGCTACCTCGCGCCGCTCGACCCGAACTTCGGCGGATGCGGGCGCGTCATCACCGCCGAGGACGGAAGCTACACCTTCCGCACCATCAAGCCCGGCCCGTACCCCTGGCCGAACGGCCCGAACGACTGGCGTCCGGCACACATCCATTTCTCGGTGTTCGGTCATGGGTTCGCCCAGCGCCTGATCACCCAGATGTACTTCGAGGGCGACCCGCTGATCTGGCGCTGCCCGATCGTCGCCAGCATTCCCGACAAGTCGGCCATCGAGCGTCTCGTCGCGCTGCTCGACATGGACAACACGGTCCCCTTCGACGCGCGTGCCTACAGGTTCGACATCGTGCTGCGCGGCCGCGGCTCCACGCTGTTCGAGAACCGGCTGGAGGGCAACTGA
- the pcaG gene encoding protocatechuate 3,4-dioxygenase subunit alpha, producing the protein MTDRPERLHETASQTAGPYVHIGLMPNSCGIPGIYPVDLGASLVDAETVGERITVRGRVIDGGDQTVTDAVVEIWQADANGFYPSPVETRGTADPHFAGWGRSATDPETGVFAFDTVKPGRVHHSDGTLMAPHISVWIVARGINLGLQTRIYFADEASANAEDPLLARIEPPERAKTLIASRQGSVYSFDIRLQGDGETVFLDM; encoded by the coding sequence ATGACGGACCGTCCCGAGCGGTTGCACGAGACTGCCTCCCAGACGGCTGGGCCCTACGTGCATATCGGGCTGATGCCCAATTCCTGCGGTATCCCGGGTATCTATCCCGTGGACCTCGGAGCTTCGCTTGTCGACGCCGAAACGGTTGGCGAACGCATCACGGTGCGCGGCAGGGTGATCGACGGCGGCGATCAGACCGTGACCGACGCGGTCGTGGAGATATGGCAGGCGGATGCGAACGGCTTCTACCCGAGCCCGGTTGAGACGCGAGGAACTGCCGATCCCCATTTCGCCGGCTGGGGGCGCTCCGCGACGGACCCGGAGACCGGCGTCTTCGCCTTCGACACCGTCAAGCCCGGGCGCGTCCACCACTCCGACGGCACGCTGATGGCGCCCCACATCTCGGTCTGGATCGTCGCGCGCGGCATCAATCTCGGGCTGCAGACCCGCATCTACTTTGCCGACGAAGCATCGGCTAATGCCGAGGATCCCTTGCTCGCTCGCATCGAACCGCCCGAGCGTGCCAAAACGTTGATCGCATCGCGCCAGGGTTCGGTCTATAGCTTCGACATCCG